The Apium graveolens cultivar Ventura chromosome 11, ASM990537v1, whole genome shotgun sequence genome has a window encoding:
- the LOC141695494 gene encoding uncharacterized protein LOC141695494 encodes MWYKSLKPRSFGSYEQLKRKFLKYYSHLCRKAKDTEALVHCRQRANEELGDYLARFKEEAGMVTNLDKIKVMGFLTAGLDPYKGKKLRSSLYDFPPKSMNDIYVRGENIRRKMESIGGYKDSRRDDRSKPADKYEGSRSGYDRRDSRKEGRKETDREAERRRDRDSAVFTPLNAPTSKILHKIKGKPGFVRPAKMKVPNHKKNPDKYCNYHRDKGHNTDERYHLKKLIERMIKDGELNQFVRDLRDRLGPKENQEEEVEADEPERRDGIRGEVKTISG; translated from the coding sequence ATGTGGTACAAGTCCCTAAAACCTCGGTCCTTCGGGTCCTACGAGCAGTTGAAGAGGAAATTTTTAAAGTACTACTCGCACCTATGCCGAAAGGCGAAGGATACTGAAGCCCTGGTCCACTGCAGACAGAGGGCGAATGAAGAGCTGGGGGATTATCTCGCTCGGTTCAAGGAAGAAGCAGGGATGGTCACTAACCTGGACAAAATCAAAGTAATGGGCTTCCTAACGGCGGGGCTGGACCCCTATAAAGGTAAAAAGCTTCGCTCATCTCTTTACGATTTTCCCCCAAAATCCATGAATGATATATATGTAAGAGGAGAGAATATTCGCCGAAAGATGGAAAGTATTGGGGGGTATAAAGATTCAAGAAGAGACGACCGATCAAAGCCAGCCGACAAATATGAAGGCTCAAGATCAGGATATGACCGAAGGGATAGCAGGAAAGAAGGAAGGAAAGAAACGGATCGTGAGGCCGAACGGCGGCGAGATAGAGATTCGGCCGTATTCACCCCTTTGAATGCGCCGACCTCTAAGATTCTCCATAAGATCAAGGGCAAACCAGGATTTGTTCGCCCCGCCAAGATGAAGGTCCCGAACCACAAGAAAAACCCCGATAAGTACTGCAACTATCACAGGGACAAGGGGCATAACACTGATGAGCGCTATCACCTTAAAAAGCTCATTGAGCGCATGATCAAAGACGGCGAGCTTAATCAGTTCGTCCGAGATCTGAGAGATAGGTTGGGGCCGAAGGAGAACCAAGAGGAGGAGGTAGAGGCCGATGAACCAGAGCGAAGGGACGGGATAAGAGGCGAAGTAAAAACTATATCTGGGTGA